A DNA window from Propionispora vibrioides contains the following coding sequences:
- a CDS encoding FtsW/RodA/SpoVE family cell cycle protein — MTRTGKADYLLLLLASAVLINGVVVVGLVQKHMDYPVLGAIAAVVMAWFGVSIYLSKTGYHGDPLFFPLTAVLSAIGLIMVFRLTPDLFFSQVLWMLLGIAAFGLTVHFSKNLEALTKYKYICGFIGISLLLAAIVLGVDIGGHRSWVILGPIRFQPSEFAKLFIVIFLAAYLNERREVLAYASKRVGPFMLPHPRFVAPLLVVWGITMLVLVLQRDMGSALLYFSITILMSYMASGRLSYILIGAVLFLGGSVLCYMLYPHIQTRVDIWLNPWADPNGRAYQIVQSLFAFGSGGMLGSGLGYGFPNMIPEVHTDFIFAAIGEELGFLGAGAVMLIYILLVYRAFRTAWLQEDPFYALLGGGLSASMGLQIFLIIAGVTKFFPLTGITLPMISYGGSSVLSGFILLGILFGISEMRPKNI, encoded by the coding sequence ATGACAAGAACTGGGAAAGCGGATTATCTCTTGCTACTGTTGGCCAGTGCCGTGTTGATTAACGGCGTCGTCGTTGTCGGCCTGGTTCAAAAGCATATGGATTATCCGGTGCTGGGCGCGATAGCCGCTGTAGTCATGGCTTGGTTCGGGGTAAGCATTTATCTGTCCAAAACCGGTTATCACGGAGACCCGCTGTTTTTTCCGTTGACTGCCGTCTTATCGGCGATTGGCTTAATTATGGTTTTTCGTTTAACGCCGGATTTGTTTTTTTCACAAGTGCTTTGGATGCTGCTTGGTATAGCGGCTTTTGGTCTGACCGTTCATTTTTCGAAAAACCTCGAAGCCTTAACAAAATATAAATATATCTGCGGCTTTATCGGTATTAGTTTGTTACTGGCGGCTATTGTATTAGGTGTGGATATTGGCGGACACCGCAGTTGGGTTATTTTAGGACCCATCCGTTTTCAGCCCTCGGAATTTGCCAAACTGTTTATTGTCATATTCCTGGCGGCCTATTTGAATGAACGGCGTGAGGTACTGGCTTATGCCAGTAAACGGGTGGGGCCCTTTATGCTGCCCCATCCCCGGTTTGTTGCTCCTTTGCTGGTCGTCTGGGGAATAACCATGCTGGTGCTTGTTTTACAGCGGGATATGGGATCGGCACTTTTATATTTCAGCATAACCATTTTGATGAGTTATATGGCTAGTGGACGGTTGAGTTATATTCTGATTGGGGCCGTTTTGTTTTTAGGCGGATCGGTTTTGTGTTATATGCTCTATCCTCATATTCAAACCAGAGTGGATATTTGGCTCAATCCCTGGGCCGATCCGAATGGCAGAGCCTATCAAATTGTGCAGTCCTTATTCGCCTTTGGTTCAGGCGGCATGCTAGGCAGTGGTTTGGGCTACGGATTTCCCAATATGATTCCGGAAGTTCATACTGATTTTATCTTTGCGGCCATAGGTGAGGAGCTTGGTTTTTTAGGAGCGGGAGCAGTGATGCTAATCTACATTCTTTTAGTTTACCGCGCCTTTCGGACTGCTTGGCTGCAGGAAGATCCCTTTTATGCGTTGCTCGGCGGCGGTCTGTCCGCTAGTATGGGTTTGCAGATATTCCTGATTATTGCCGGGGTTACCAAGTTTTTTCCACTTACAGGAATTACTTTGCCGATGATCAGCTATGGTGGAAGTTCTGTGCTGTCCGGCTTCATCCTATTAGGGATTTTATTTGGTATATCCGAAATGAGGCCTAAGAACATATGA
- a CDS encoding FHA domain-containing protein — protein MKETFTIGRNEHSNIVIKDTVVSHDHACIAGQKDDYWLADLNSTNGTFLNDRPVKGEILLKDGDIVKIGTVSFKFER, from the coding sequence TTGAAGGAAACCTTTACGATCGGCCGGAATGAGCATAGCAATATTGTTATCAAAGATACGGTTGTGTCCCATGACCATGCGTGTATTGCCGGACAGAAGGACGATTATTGGCTAGCTGATTTGAACAGTACCAATGGCACATTTTTAAATGACCGTCCTGTCAAGGGAGAAATCTTGCTAAAAGACGGCGACATAGTAAAGATTGGGACAGTGAGTTTTAAGTTTGAGAGGTGA
- a CDS encoding peptidoglycan D,D-transpeptidase FtsI family protein has product MNSNRFNGFENSLRSHIRKVAICILALLCILFIYVSYLQTYESRSLAEHPLNKRLTEASKRVLTGQILDRNNNKLAYSERSENGQQRNYPFGPVTAHIVGYNSDKYGKSGMEASYAAYLTGLNTPLAQWGAIAQLFMPEQGDNVKLTLDVNLQKTAYSALGNHRGAVVVLNPRTGEILAMVSKPAFDPNSVEADWDNISHSKDSLLLNRATQGLYPPGSTIKVMIAESVLREKIVDLAWTFNCDGALKIGPDYVLNEHDSQKHGKINLQQGLAVSCNTMFGSLTLKLGSKRLEETFDRYGFLKPLGQDLQETPSHLPEFSKLSDGDLAQTGIGQGSLLVTPLRMALLASSFANQGKLMKPFLVSQIQAADGSVRKTYSPETWLTPAAPEVADEIKNMMVTVVNEGTGGAAGLGGIQVAGKTGTAENPHGESHAWFIGFAPADNPEVAIAVIVENAGAGGQIAAPIARKILAQALR; this is encoded by the coding sequence ATGAATTCTAACCGCTTTAATGGATTTGAAAATTCGCTGCGCAGCCATATTCGCAAGGTTGCCATTTGTATTCTGGCTCTTTTATGCATCCTGTTCATTTATGTTTCCTATCTGCAGACCTACGAGAGCCGTTCGCTTGCGGAACATCCTCTGAATAAACGACTCACGGAAGCCAGCAAGCGGGTATTAACCGGTCAAATCCTGGATAGAAATAACAATAAACTTGCCTATAGTGAAAGGTCAGAGAACGGTCAGCAGCGCAACTATCCCTTTGGGCCGGTAACGGCGCATATTGTCGGGTATAATAGTGATAAATATGGAAAATCAGGGATGGAAGCTTCCTATGCCGCTTACTTGACAGGCCTCAATACACCATTGGCTCAGTGGGGCGCTATTGCCCAGCTGTTTATGCCGGAGCAGGGTGATAATGTAAAGTTAACGCTGGATGTAAATCTGCAAAAGACAGCTTATTCAGCGCTAGGTAATCACCGGGGAGCCGTTGTTGTTTTAAATCCCCGTACCGGAGAAATTCTGGCGATGGTAAGTAAGCCGGCCTTCGATCCTAATTCGGTAGAGGCTGACTGGGACAATATATCACACTCCAAGGATAGCTTGCTTTTGAATCGGGCTACCCAGGGATTGTATCCGCCGGGTTCAACTATAAAAGTTATGATCGCGGAATCGGTTTTGCGGGAGAAAATAGTTGATTTGGCTTGGACTTTTAATTGTGACGGGGCCTTGAAAATCGGGCCTGATTATGTGCTTAATGAGCATGATTCGCAAAAGCATGGAAAAATTAACTTGCAGCAAGGCCTGGCTGTTTCCTGCAATACTATGTTTGGCAGTCTTACCTTGAAACTGGGAAGTAAAAGATTGGAAGAAACGTTTGACCGGTATGGCTTCCTAAAACCTCTTGGGCAAGACTTGCAGGAAACGCCCAGTCATTTGCCGGAGTTTTCAAAACTGAGTGATGGTGATCTGGCCCAAACCGGGATCGGTCAGGGCAGCTTATTGGTTACGCCGTTGCGCATGGCGTTGTTAGCTAGTAGTTTTGCGAATCAGGGAAAGTTGATGAAACCATTTCTTGTCAGCCAAATACAGGCTGCCGATGGCAGTGTGAGAAAGACGTACTCGCCGGAGACTTGGTTGACACCGGCTGCTCCTGAAGTGGCTGATGAAATAAAAAATATGATGGTAACTGTAGTAAATGAAGGTACTGGCGGTGCTGCCGGTTTAGGCGGTATCCAAGTGGCAGGAAAAACCGGAACGGCAGAGAATCCTCATGGAGAATCGCATGCCTGGTTTATCGGGTTCGCACCTGCCGATAATCCGGAAGTTGCTATTGCTGTTATTGTGGAAAACGCGGGGGCCGGTGGTCAGATAGCCGCTCCCATCGCCCGGAAAATATTAGCACAGGCATTACGATAA
- a CDS encoding Stp1/IreP family PP2C-type Ser/Thr phosphatase produces the protein MLASVKSDIGRMREINEDSYAFHPPYLFAVADGMGGHAAGEVASGLAIRALLEQVEAGYGKIPLQNLMEDAISHANELIYQASLSKPEYLGMGTTLTAVYVETDTVYWSHVGDSRLYLFQKENMLQITSDHSLVWELFLNGNITRDEMQTHPQRNMLTRAVGTSPDIKIDSGVFQWKPGDHILLCTDGLTNMLSEQDILQILSVNGAAVESQKVVDNLIDKANAAGGMDNITAIWLQYGDV, from the coding sequence TTGTTAGCCAGTGTGAAGTCAGATATCGGCCGGATGAGAGAAATCAATGAAGACAGCTATGCCTTTCACCCTCCCTATTTATTTGCTGTGGCAGACGGTATGGGTGGACATGCGGCAGGTGAAGTTGCCAGCGGGCTGGCTATTAGAGCTTTGCTGGAACAAGTGGAGGCAGGTTATGGGAAAATTCCTTTGCAGAATTTGATGGAAGACGCCATTTCCCATGCCAACGAACTGATTTACCAGGCTTCTTTAAGTAAACCGGAATATTTGGGAATGGGAACTACGCTGACGGCAGTCTATGTGGAAACAGATACCGTTTACTGGAGTCATGTCGGCGATAGCCGGTTATACCTGTTTCAAAAAGAGAATATGCTGCAAATTACCAGTGACCACTCGCTGGTTTGGGAGTTGTTTCTCAATGGCAATATAACCAGAGATGAAATGCAGACCCATCCCCAGCGTAATATGCTTACCAGGGCGGTCGGCACTAGTCCTGACATTAAAATTGACAGCGGTGTGTTTCAATGGAAACCGGGAGATCACATATTGCTCTGCACTGATGGCTTGACCAATATGCTTAGTGAGCAGGACATTCTTCAAATTTTATCTGTAAATGGTGCTGCTGTTGAAAGCCAAAAGGTTGTAGATAACCTGATTGATAAGGCCAATGCGGCAGGCGGTATGGATAATATAACGGCCATTTGGCTGCAATATGGTGATGTATAA